The DNA sequence TCGGATGCGGCTCCTCAAGGGAGCAGGCTCCAATCGCGATCAAGGAGTCTGGGATAGCTGCCGTGTTGGCCCACTCCTTTGCCAGGATATTTTTTAGAAACGCCATCAATATCGGACTTCCTGCCTTGGTGTGCAATACGGATGAAATAGATGACGGGGACGAGCTTGAGGTCGACCTGGAAAATGGATTGGTCTTAAACATCACTAAAGATAAAAAAATTCCAATGGAACCGATGCCCGACATAATGAAGCACATTTTAAGAGAAGGAGGGTTGGTGCCCTATTTAAAAAAATATGGGGATTTCGTAAGGGAATAAAAACTCTATGTCGCTCCCTACGGAATGTCCAGCTTTTAGAAGATGTTTTAAGCAACTAAGATTAAAAGGAGGGAGAAAGTTGAAAAAGAAGGGATATTGGCTCGTTTTCCTCGTCTTAACATTATGTCTTCTGACTTCTCCGGCGATGGCACAAAAACATTATCTGAACATGGGAAGCACGTCATCTACCTCGGGAGTATATGCCTGGTGCGTCGCAACGGCAAACGTGATCAACAAGTCGCAAAACGACATTCAGGTGACGGTCATAGAAAGCGGCGCTGCACTGGACAACTTACGAAAGATCAAAGCAGGGGTGTTCGATTTCGCACTGTGCGTTGATCTGCCTTCTGCCTTTCAAATGGTAAGGGGAATGGACACTTTTCAAAAGGAAAAGTGGGAAGATGTCAGGTGGCTTTTTACACGCAACATCACTGCTGACCGTTTGTACGTTCGAAAGGACTCTGGTGTCACTACCTTTAAAGAATTGAAGGGCAAAAAATTCTGTCCCGGAATCCCTGGTTCCGCTTCGGCCGATTATATTTTTAAATTTAACGATCTGCTGAAAGCAGACATAAAGCTCATGCCTGCCGCTATCGGCGATGCAGTTGACGCCATGAAAAATGGCGCTATAATCGGGCTTTCAAAGACTTCGCCTTTGGACAGTTTGGATGCAGCCATGATCGAAGTTAATTTGACCCTCCCCATAACGGTGATCGGTTATAGCGAAGACGATGTCGCAAAGATTAGAGAGCGTTACCCCTACATGATTTTCCTGGAGACGCCCAAAGGTAAGATTAAACAGTTACCTGAAGTTGGACCCATCATGGAAGAATGTGCCATAGTAGGTGCTGTTGCTTCTGCGAGGTTGCCCGAGGAGCTCGGATATAAAATCGTGAAGGCCTACGTCGAAAACTTGGAAGAAGTGGCATCCGCCTATCCGGCTATTAAGGGTTGGGATCCAGTGGCCGATTTCTTCAAAAACGTTCCTCCAGGCGGTGAAATTTACGCCCATGCTGGTCTGATACGTT is a window from the Acetomicrobium flavidum genome containing:
- a CDS encoding 3-isopropylmalate dehydratase small subunit → MNGFLLKGRAHKFGDDINTDYIIAGKYTKTLNLNDLALHLFEDIDPNFSKKMKGGDLVVAGKNFGCGSSREQAPIAIKESGIAAVLAHSFARIFFRNAINIGLPALVCNTDEIDDGDELEVDLENGLVLNITKDKKIPMEPMPDIMKHILREGGLVPYLKKYGDFVRE
- a CDS encoding TAXI family TRAP transporter solute-binding subunit, which produces MKKKGYWLVFLVLTLCLLTSPAMAQKHYLNMGSTSSTSGVYAWCVATANVINKSQNDIQVTVIESGAALDNLRKIKAGVFDFALCVDLPSAFQMVRGMDTFQKEKWEDVRWLFTRNITADRLYVRKDSGVTTFKELKGKKFCPGIPGSASADYIFKFNDLLKADIKLMPAAIGDAVDAMKNGAIIGLSKTSPLDSLDAAMIEVNLTLPITVIGYSEDDVAKIRERYPYMIFLETPKGKIKQLPEVGPIMEECAIVGAVASARLPEELGYKIVKAYVENLEEVASAYPAIKGWDPVADFFKNVPPGGEIYAHAGLIRYAQERGIEVPERFIPPEYKK